TTGTCCTCCCCACTTTGCTGCTGTGAAGTACTACTGCCGGCGGGAACTGATTCCACATCCAGTTACTGAACTCTACTATGTGGTATTATGACCGAAGAGAACACCATCTAACTCTAGTGTTCATTGATCCAGTACCATCTTCATAACGAGATCATTCCACGCATCAATAGGTCCCGGTACACACCAGTGCAAGCAATCATTCTGAATGGATGCAGCGTCCTTGCTGTCCTTTGCAAACGGATAGGGTGTTCGGTAAGGCCCAACGTGGCCGTCTGGTCTCAAGAATGAGAGGCTGTAAGTATCCATGAGCTCCATTCTCTCCACATCTACAGAACCCCTCAATGCAGCTGCAGCCTTGTTAAACTCTTCAAGTTCGATTGCCCTCATGACGCGTTCGTTGTACCCCTCCTGGTACTCTCCCTTCTTGAAGGGTGTCACCCTATTACAAGATCCTCCATTGAACCACTCACCATTCTCGAAGTGATCAGGCGACCAGGTCCTGAAGAATATAACTGGCTTGTGTTTTGCTGAGGTGATGAAGCTGAAAACCTTTTGGAGAGTTTTACGATACAGGTGCTCAAAGCCAAGTTCAACCAGGTTCTTGTTTTGACAATAATGACAGCCCACCACTGCACCATTCTCCCAGTAGACTGCTGTCCTAAGAAACCATTGTCCGCCGGAAATAATAACATAGTCAAAACTCTCATACTGACTCGTCCAGCTAGCATCAAGTATGTCAAGGTGGAGCTGGATTTCAGAGGTAGATTCGCCATTCTCATTCTCAAAAACATCAGATCTGATGAGGAAAGGAGCCCAAACAATCGACACTGTGAAGTTGTAGGATTGGAAGTGCCATCTCCTGTTCTTGAATTCCTTATCATGGTAAACCTCGACAGGTTCTTCAGCCTAAACAAACAGCAAGCAGATCTCCTCAGGATAATATATCACTACaagtgaaaaggaaaaagaaaaggaaaaactaaAGCAATCCCACAAGTTTTCCTGAGAGCAAGCAGACCACcaatattatattatattatatcaggaaaggaaataaaatagcGAAAACCAACAGCAGGAGTGAATATTTCCAATTTTGGCACCATCGGAAAAGAAGCATATGACTAGCAGTGCACATAAAGTTTAGTGAAAAAAATGAGTTCCTCCTATTCCTGTAAAAATATGGTAACATGACCTTTACTTTAGAATAGCTGCATATAGTCTTGTATAAAAGTACCTGCTATCAAGTTAAACATCATATCTAACATTTCAGAGTGCAGCTACAAAGGAAAGAAGAGTAAAGTTTCATTTTTGTGAAAATTCCCATCACATTCAAACATAGATGTACGGAATATGTATAGACAACATGATGGTCAATGGACGGTAGGGTACTGCATGACATGAGAAAGTAAAGTTGGTAGCATTTACCTTAGACAGAAGGCAGAGCAATGACTGAACTTGGTTGCGAAGAATGGAATCACCAATTAGTCCCCAAGCTTTGTTTCTCATAGAATCTAGAAATCTGACTGCATCAAATGGTGGAAGATCACATCCATAAGGTTTCCACTTCCAATGTAGATATCCCTTGTCAGGTCTACCATTCATCATACAGTTCTGGTGACTGTCAATAAACCGACAGCTTGCATTTGTATAGGCTGGGCCAGATGGGTTCGGTATCCATTCCCCATTGAAAAGATTACATTTTCCTAGACAAGCAACACCTCATATCAGATACTAGaaacaagaacaacaatgaaTATAACATTTTAAGTTTACTCATATTTTTTCTCCTTTCATGGTCCTAAAATTTAGACCAACAACCCTCTATGGATATCTAGATCTTGTATAAAATTAATCACTGTATGGGAACAAAAATAACCGACAAATTGACTCATCTCAAATTACTTTCACATAATGATAACTTTATTAGGACTTCAAAAACTACATGCCAAAATTAGATTTCAGAACCATTTCAATCTACAAAATGGATTAGGGTGTTGAAAAGTGCCACCAATGCAGAGTTGCAGAACACCTCAAAGAGGTGGACACCTGATGGACAGTATTTGGCAAAGAAAACATAGGTATAGAACAGCACAAAATGATCAACTAAAGCTGGCATCAATCAAATCTGGAAGATAAAAAAAtgaataaatgtgttttttTGGCATGCTTATTACAGCATGATAGAATTCTAATGGCAGACAACTTAACCATATGAGGCTGTCACATTTTGAACTCCATATGACTACGCCCATAAAAAAGGAGTGGTCAGCTAAAAAAAACATTAGTAATACTAACTTTTCATTAAAATCTTGGCAAAAGATTAAAACGCACTGCTTCCTTCTGTTTCTTCTCCGATACAATTACAAAAGATAGAGCTAAAATATACCTATATGAACACTAATCACTTGTCTGGGAATCAATTGGAATCTAGGAATGCATAGGTGGGGCAAAACAAATATAGCTCCTAGTTCTCGAACAGCTCAGCCTTTGGTGGTTTTCCCACCAAAAGCGTCTGAAATCAAGCTCTTGAACAGTTAGCAAACTCCGAGATCTCCACTAAATCCTAGTATTTCATTATTTTTCCATTTCCTATTCATCAGAGAGAATATATTCAGATTACAGCagggaagaaaataaaagtacCCAAACAGCAGTCTAAAAGCTCCAATCTTTCGACGAAATGGGATCAAGCCACAATTAACTCTTAATTTAATAAATTAATCCCCAATAAAGGCTCAATTTCTTTTCTTAGCAAGTTCAGGATATTGCTACGTTCTAGCATTGAGGCCCAAGAAAATCGCCACCATTACCATCAAGATTCACTGATTCAGAGATACAGGAACCAAGTCCCCGAATCTCGCAATCACAGAGCCCCCGCCCGAAGGTGTTAAACCCTAAGATTCCACATCAGGGTAACAGCTAACAACCCTTAAAAACAGCAGAGAGAGATTAAATCCCGCACCTTTGCTGACctgcagcgccggcgccggcgagggcgggAAGGAGCAGAGCACCCGGAACAAGAGGCCGGCGAGGAGCAGGAACCCGACGGCCTTCACGGCCAATGGCCCTCCCAGCGCCCACCATTTCCCCGCGCCGCGGccccacggcgacggcggcgacgccgacCACGTCATCGGGCTCGAACCCATGCTCCAGCGCGGAGCGGACTGCAGAGCAGAGGAGCTTGAGAGGGAGACAGGAAAGGCGAGTCACGAGTGTGAGTGTGACCGACAGCGTCCGAGCTTTAGGGGAGAGACGGCGACGTGTCTGCTGGATGATGTCGGCGTGGCGTTGCGGAGTCGGCGACGATGCGTGGTGGTTGATCCGTTTGACTGGTGTAGTCGGTGCGCCACTGCGAAACGTAAAGTAGCAGTGAGAGGATCTATTTGGGAATGCTGTAACTTTTTTTGTTAAATTTCGGGTAGTGTACTAGTGTGTACTGGGTAGGAGGACGGGTGTATACGGTTGACTGGAGATACATTGGATCTAGCTGAACTACTGAAGTACAAAAATATTGTTATACGTACTCGTGGGAGAGATTCTTGTGGTCACATCAGATAGAGCTCGAGGATGGGCTCGTACTCGTAGGCTAAACCAGTCCTCTTTAGCTTATTTTTCAAAGTGGATGATTTAAGCATAGAGTTAGAagttattttatattattttataaTATTAGGTGGGTCTTTCATAAAGACGTGATTGATCTAATGGCTATTACTCCTCCCTcctattttagcttttctaaattcatagactttgttatgcacttacatataccctatgtctagatgcataataatatctatgtatttaaaaaagccaaaacgacctatagtTTAGGATGGAGGAAGCATTAGCCATAACAAATAAAAACATACTCAAGTTAATGatctatattttttattttaattttttttagaatttatcttttttcttctacCGTATCTCATGAGGTTAACGTGGAGTGGTAGAAAGATGGGAAATACCACACACGGATGAGGTTGGGTGACCTTGACATGACTTGGATTAGAAGTCATGTACAACAACTATGCATCTTTAACACCCGCTCGTAGTCATAGTTGATGCAAAAACTAAGTCTAAAGTTAGTGAACAACTATATAGCCAAGCTTTTAAATTATGATGTTCGTGAACTCGCAAATTGTCCCAAAGTGTCCTCGTGCATGCAGTCAATCTCGATATGCTTTCATACGATGGTAGTGAATAGGGTTGTTGTCGTATAGATAGCACTGGCAGCGGACAAAACTTTGTGAAGGCAATTGGGTAGTGGAGCTCTTGAAGAAGTTGTTGCAGCAGCACCACTCAGCAACATCGCAATAACATGGGTAACAACGGAGAACTCCGGCTTTATACTAGAACGTAAGACTACCGTAAATATAGTATAGCCAGAGGTGAAGTGCATGTGTCACCCCCTCCCCGGCCCATGGCTGGCTGTAGCAATCGACCCTAGGGCAGCTTTAATAGCGGCACTAAATAAGATGTAGCTCCAGTCCAGCTCTAGGTCCTCGATACTGGTGCTACCTGGTACACGGATGGTATACTCCTCTATAATATCTGAAAAGAGATAGAGAGATGGAAAAACACCGCACATTCATAAAATTAAGTAACCTTTCGTATATACAACCGGACATGATTTGGATTATAATTAGGTCATGGACAATAACTATATTAGAGTTAAAAAACTTCCAATTATCCACGAAATAAATTGAGATGCAACTTGCATGCGGACGCGATTAGAGCGAGGTAAATTAATCTCTCTCCCCATGAACTTACACGATAAAAAAATCAGCACAAAATCCAATAAATCCTCTCCAAGCAAGACCTCTCGCATACGCTACAGCCTACACAGAGGTGGACCTAGCCAAGAGCTTAAGGGGGGGTCTGAAgtattcttcttcctcttcccccacctcctcctctctcttcatcTTCGTCTCCTTGCTTCCCATGCTCCAATGGAAGCTCCAGCCAGTAGCGGGGGGCTGTGGCCCCAGCCCGCCTCCTAGATCCGCCACTGAGCCTACAGACTACAGCCGCTTGGAGAAGAATATGTAGGTCTTGATGCATCTTTGCCTCACTTTTATGAATGATTCTTCTCTATCTGAATGTACTTATACTAGTATACTCCTACAATTGTACAAATACCCTACTCTCCCTGATCTGAATGTACTAATACTAGCATACTCCTACAATTGTACAAATACCCTACTCTCCATCACCACAGAGCTGGTGCAATTTGGACTTCGCATTGAACCTAGTCGTGTGGGGGTTTGAAAGATGTCTTGCAGTGGCACAAAGGGATCGTGTACAACGAACCTGGACACCCCTCTTCAACTTTAGCATTTGGGTAGTTTTTGAACTTTTTGGGATTTGGGGATATGAGTCATTGATTCTCTGGTGTATTCTCTTCTgagctttcttttctttttcttttttgcctttACGTTGCttcctcattttttttaaacacaATACTAAAGCATACACATACATACATGTACCTACGGCCATTTTTATAGGCGTACGCACACACCGCTTCTAAATAACTGTCGAGTGACTGAACCGGCAGTTAccaagaaaagatgaaaaaaaggGAGATTATCTCGGCTCGTTTAGCTTCTCCGGGTTAATCAAACATCAGTAGCACATCTCATGCAACTATAGGGCAGCTGTAACAAATAAAGCTGTAACAAATAAATTTCCTATCTGCCTCTATAACTGAATTTGCAGAGATAAACAACGCGTCAGAgcactattttttttggaaggaaAGCATCAGAGCAGTACCAGGTACATACTGTACTTCACAAGCAACAATGCATTTATCAGGTACATCTGAATGACTGAAACCAAACATTCACTCAAGGTAATCTCACACGGTATGCAGCTAGCTGCGCCTAGCTTTACCATCCACTTCACATACATGTTTCTACCCTATACCGTGCTAGGCATAAGCTTTTTGATCCGGCCACCGGACGATCAGTGTGATTAACACAAGTTGAATGAACAAGAAAGAAATGTTGCGTGGCAGAAATCGAGCGACGACGACACAATCACACAACACAGCCAGCGCTCTGATGGAGAAGGGAATTTGCAGGCTCGGCGCTTTTGGCCCATGCGGCTTTCTGCGATTCGGAGCTCTCACACACAGATCGACCAGAGAGGCCTCACGATATTCCCTTCGCACGCTCCAGCTTCTAGTTAACCTAGACCGCATCACGGCCAGGTGCATTGCCAACTCCATCCACGCGCTAAAGTCCACGTACAGGCGGTATCGAGCAGCCTGCTCTTCACTCGCTTCAGTCTAGCTAGACTTATAAATAGCAGCAAGAAGCTCTGAGCTCATCATCACGGTTCAAGGATTAAACAAGTAAGTGGTTCAAGGGGAATGGAGTGAGTAAGAGTCCTAATTGGTTGGTTGTCACCTGGAGTTCTCCTCAAACTACTTCACTTGCAGTAGCTACACCTAGCTCGTTTCATGGCATACTACTGTTTGCATTTTTGTGTGCATGGAGCCGGAGCTGTGTGCACACATGGTGAAGTGTTTGGAGGAACTCTGGGTGGCAAGCAGCAACTTTTGTTAGGTGAGAAAGTACAGCATTTACTTTGGAGATATTACTAAACCAGCATCTGATATTAGATTATTGTGGGAAAGAATTTGGTTTGGTGTCACCCTAGGAGTTCTCTACAAGCACTTCACAAGGCACTATTTTGGGAGCTTTTGTGAAGTGTTTGGGGGAACTCTCGGTGTCACTGAGCATTTACTTAGATCTTGATCATGTGCATGCGAGATGAGTAAACAATGAACCACGTTTGGTGTTATTACCAGGAGTTCCCTACAAGCACTTCATGAGGCCTTAGCTTATTAAGGGATCTTGTGAAGTGTTTGGGGGAACTCTCGGTGTCACCAAGCACCGAGCAAGAATAATGTATTGGAGTCACGTGGATACCATATCAAATGCAACAGGGAATAATGTTTGGTGTTACCATGAGTTCCCTTCAAACACTTCACATGCTGAGACACCATTCAGATTACTCCTTAAGAGTTTCATGTGCAATGTGAAGTGTTTGGGGGAACTCTTGGTGATACTCAACATGCAAATAAGTCTAAGATCAGTGATTCCCAACACTCATGTGAGTTTTCAAATCCCTACTCTTGCATCATATAcggttgcatgcatgcacatacaTGTATGTCTACTCTAATTTATCTCTATTTTGACATTTACTAAATGTGCCACTAGCTAGTGTTGTTAGAGCCTGCATTTAGTTGCATTAGTCACTCATGTTAAGTCAATACCTATATATATAAAGCTCTAGTTACTTTCTATTCATGCAGGCAAAAGCGGTTTTAGTTGAGTGGCTTGTTTTAGGAAATCAGGGGTTAATACATGGTTTTATACTTTAGGGGTTATCTAGACTTGGAttggagggagtaatttggatttttttccCCTTGTAATTATTTGTCATTGCTTCAGTTTGTTTGCATCCCTACATCCACCCATGAAGTTAGCTCAAATTGAATGAGTTCGACTCAGTGACACAACAAAAGCCAAAcctttcttttttgaaagataGAAAAAGCAAAACTTGCATCCCAGTTACTGCTTACTAGGGCATGCAAGTAGCCGAGTGATTACTAAACTTGCGTAggttcctttttttatttgtacTGTACTAGCATGCTGCCATATGCTAGGACTAGGAATGACTATTGTGCAACCGAAAATGCTTGAACACAAATTAAATGTCCGATGCAAACAGAACTTCGAACGCTCAGGCGTCAGCCCACGGATCGGAACGACATCAGGCGGCTGGCAATTTAGCTGTGAGTTCACGAATAACCCATCGTCGTGCATCTTCTCTCCTGCTGCTCTCTCTTCTTCCCCCAAAATGTTTTCCCGTGCTCTGCTTTATTTCCAGGCCCCGAGCATGGCTCCTGCTCTCCGATGACCTTTCTCCATCAAGCGCTCTCTCTAGCTCTGCACTGTCGATTTGCAAGCGGAGGTAAATAGGGTGGCGAAGCCATCGCACGCTCGGTGGAGTACCAGAACGATGAAAAAGAGCACCGAGAGGCAGAGACGATGGCCGCATGAGCTTGAAAGCCACGACAAAATTGGTGCCAACTGAAGCTCAGAAGCCATGGTGTCGGAGTGGACTGGGAATGGCGTTGCTCACTTGGTGGAGCACGAGCACCTCTTCTCAGAGCTCTGGCCTAGTCGATGCATCTGCTCTTCTGGTCCTGCTGCTGGCCAAGCATTGCTCTCCAAGGAAGATCGATCCTGTTAAGTTGCTAGCGTGGGGGTATACATGCTTCATTATTTTTCCCCGAATTTTGCTGCAATGGGACATTTGAGATGTTGAGATTATATTGTATTATGTCATCAGTGTTGTAATAACCAACGGTAGTTGCAACATTTTGATTTGATGCGTGAAACATTCAACAACATATGCAACATTAGGATTTTCCATGATCTTCATTATTCAGATAGTTCACTTGGTCTGTTCCATGTTGTATTTTGGTGTGGTgccatctctctctctatatatttatatattgcAATAGCATGCTTTTTTTGTTGCGAGCAGGGACAAACCTGACAACCAGAGGGCTCTCTCCTCACGTTTTGTGTGTGTTGTGGtgaggggggagggggcgcaAGCCCCCATGTTGGATCCGCCCTGATAGTgtgttttattttttccaatCATTTAGTGATGCACATGGATGATAGCTAATGATTTTGTTGGGCTCT
This sequence is a window from Setaria italica strain Yugu1 chromosome III, Setaria_italica_v2.0, whole genome shotgun sequence. Protein-coding genes within it:
- the LOC101780770 gene encoding protein trichome birefringence-like 25 gives rise to the protein MGSSPMTWSASPPSPWGRGAGKWWALGGPLAVKAVGFLLLAGLLFRVLCSFPPSPAPALQVSKGKCNLFNGEWIPNPSGPAYTNASCRFIDSHQNCMMNGRPDKGYLHWKWKPYGCDLPPFDAVRFLDSMRNKAWGLIGDSILRNQVQSLLCLLSKAEEPVEVYHDKEFKNRRWHFQSYNFTVSIVWAPFLIRSDVFENENGESTSEIQLHLDILDASWTSQYESFDYVIISGGQWFLRTAVYWENGAVVGCHYCQNKNLVELGFEHLYRKTLQKVFSFITSAKHKPVIFFRTWSPDHFENGEWFNGGSCNRVTPFKKGEYQEGYNERVMRAIELEEFNKAAAALRGSVDVERMELMDTYSLSFLRPDGHVGPYRTPYPFAKDSKDAASIQNDCLHWCVPGPIDAWNDLVMKMVLDQ